The following proteins are co-located in the Dietzia timorensis genome:
- the betT gene encoding choline BCCT transporter BetT, with protein MADSAEFAAPESNDTTDGRPDTATTQATHSAVNWPVFAGTSVIIVAFVLWAAIWPDAASTAIFGAMDWVATNFGWYYILTATIVVVFVIVVAFSRVGRTKMGPDHSRPKFNLFTWAAMLFAAGIGVDLMFFGISGPATNYLTPPDVGAMSDEAARMAPIWTIFHYGIPGWAMYALMGMAFGLFAYRYHLPLSIRSALAPIFGKRIHGAAGHTVEIAATIGTIFGISVSLGIGVVFLNYGLSELFGVPNSLSVQIALMALAVFITIASTVSGVDKGIRRLSELNVILAIVLALWVLFSGQTAHMLDALVQNIGDFFSRFPSMMMNTFAYSTGTADYPAEQWKADWTLFFWAWWIAWAPFVSLFLARISRGRTLRQFVIGVLLIPFSFILMWVSIFGNAALSFFDDQEFLNQAVELPESGFFTLLEQYPGSTFTISIAVLTGMFFYVTSADSGSLVMANMTSKPTMNDSDGPPWLRIVWAVITGALTLVMLFIDGVYTLQAATVMVGLPLSILIYLVMFSLWKVLKTEQLGIDSRQATLPTLLTSRVRDQGERGNWRQRLKHRMSYASETEAADFVSNVASPAIEEVAAEIKSMGFEVSCHRGSHPDSNIPYIDLVVSFPNSEDFKYQAYPVAYSVPSFATNLAAVRDTYYRVEIFSIHGSRGRDIMGYTQDQVITDVLDAYDAHIAYLNLSGDGSLATGDVAANVPEEWIDSDRIDPSTTSEEEHS; from the coding sequence ATGGCTGATTCCGCCGAATTCGCGGCACCGGAATCGAATGACACCACCGACGGAAGACCCGACACCGCCACGACACAGGCCACCCACTCGGCGGTGAACTGGCCGGTGTTCGCCGGCACCTCGGTGATCATCGTGGCGTTCGTGCTGTGGGCTGCGATCTGGCCCGACGCGGCATCGACCGCAATTTTCGGTGCGATGGACTGGGTGGCCACGAACTTCGGCTGGTATTACATCCTTACCGCCACCATCGTCGTCGTATTCGTCATCGTCGTCGCATTCTCTCGCGTCGGGCGAACAAAGATGGGGCCCGACCATTCACGACCGAAGTTCAACCTCTTCACCTGGGCCGCGATGCTCTTTGCCGCCGGCATCGGCGTCGACCTGATGTTCTTCGGCATTTCCGGCCCGGCGACGAACTATCTGACCCCGCCCGACGTCGGCGCGATGAGCGACGAGGCCGCGCGCATGGCGCCGATCTGGACAATCTTTCACTACGGCATCCCTGGGTGGGCGATGTACGCGCTCATGGGCATGGCTTTCGGATTGTTCGCGTACCGCTACCACCTTCCCCTGAGCATTCGCTCGGCTCTCGCGCCGATTTTCGGCAAGCGCATCCACGGCGCCGCAGGACACACCGTCGAGATCGCCGCGACGATCGGCACCATCTTCGGCATCTCCGTATCCCTCGGTATCGGCGTCGTCTTCCTCAACTACGGCCTGTCAGAACTCTTCGGCGTTCCGAATTCGTTGTCCGTGCAGATAGCGCTGATGGCGCTGGCCGTTTTCATCACCATCGCCTCGACCGTGTCCGGCGTCGACAAGGGAATCCGCCGGCTCTCCGAGCTGAATGTGATCCTCGCGATCGTGCTCGCCCTGTGGGTTCTGTTCTCCGGACAGACCGCGCACATGCTCGACGCACTCGTCCAGAACATCGGCGACTTCTTCTCCCGCTTCCCGTCGATGATGATGAACACCTTCGCCTACAGCACCGGCACCGCGGACTATCCCGCCGAACAGTGGAAGGCAGACTGGACGCTGTTCTTCTGGGCCTGGTGGATAGCGTGGGCGCCGTTCGTCTCGCTGTTCCTCGCCCGCATTTCCCGCGGTCGCACGCTGCGCCAGTTCGTCATCGGCGTCCTGCTCATCCCGTTTTCCTTCATCCTCATGTGGGTGTCGATCTTCGGGAACGCGGCGCTGAGCTTCTTCGATGACCAAGAGTTCCTCAATCAAGCCGTCGAGTTGCCCGAATCGGGCTTCTTCACCCTTCTCGAACAGTACCCGGGTTCGACGTTCACCATCTCGATTGCCGTGCTCACGGGAATGTTCTTCTACGTCACCTCCGCCGACTCCGGCTCTCTCGTCATGGCGAACATGACCTCGAAACCGACAATGAACGATTCGGACGGACCACCGTGGCTGCGCATCGTCTGGGCGGTCATCACCGGCGCCCTGACCCTTGTCATGTTGTTCATCGACGGCGTGTACACGCTGCAGGCGGCCACCGTCATGGTCGGTCTGCCATTGTCGATTCTCATCTATCTCGTCATGTTCAGCCTGTGGAAGGTCCTCAAAACAGAGCAACTCGGTATCGACTCCCGCCAGGCGACGTTGCCCACCCTCCTCACCAGCCGCGTCCGTGACCAAGGGGAACGTGGAAATTGGCGTCAGCGCCTCAAGCACCGCATGTCGTATGCGAGCGAGACCGAAGCCGCGGACTTCGTGAGCAACGTCGCATCCCCGGCGATCGAAGAAGTCGCCGCAGAGATCAAGTCCATGGGCTTCGAGGTTTCCTGCCACCGAGGATCACACCCCGACAGCAACATCCCGTACATCGACCTCGTCGTCTCGTTCCCGAACTCGGAAGACTTCAAGTACCAGGCGTATCCAGTGGCCTACTCGGTGCCGAGCTTCGCAACCAACCTCGCTGCGGTTCGCGATACCTACTACCGCGTGGAGATCTTCTCCATCCACGGTTCACGAGGTCGAGACATCATGGGCTACACCCAGGATCAGGTCATCACCGATGTCCTCGACGCGTACGACGCGCACATCGCGTACCTCAACCTCAGCGGAGACGGTAGCCTCGCGACCGGCGACGTCGCCGCGAACGTTCCGGAAGAATGGATCGACTCCGACCGTATCGATCCCTCCACGACCTCGGAAGAGGAGCACTCATGA
- a CDS encoding VOC family protein — protein MSNKVGTPVWVDYGSNNFQACTDFYQQLFGWRFEDLGAEFNSYNLVHCGDALVGGLMDVSGMECPTGGPVPSEWGVFLHVEDLAARTAKAKAAGGEVAMEDMAVGDSGTWSLVVDPTGAPISLWQPKELESYDVVGAPGTPVWFELMTKDFDAAVAFYREVFDFDIHMMSDTDEFRYASNGDMENATAGICYAPWLGENDNSYWRVYFGVDGADAAAEKVASLGGKVTDGPEDSPFGRIVTVLDREGATFQLCSMSEATGE, from the coding sequence ATGTCCAATAAGGTCGGGACCCCCGTGTGGGTCGATTACGGCTCCAACAATTTCCAGGCGTGCACCGATTTTTACCAACAGCTATTCGGTTGGCGGTTTGAGGATCTCGGAGCCGAATTCAACAGCTACAACCTTGTCCACTGCGGCGACGCGCTCGTCGGCGGGCTCATGGATGTCTCCGGGATGGAATGCCCCACGGGCGGTCCGGTGCCCTCGGAGTGGGGCGTGTTCCTCCACGTCGAGGATCTGGCGGCGCGAACTGCCAAGGCCAAGGCGGCCGGCGGCGAGGTCGCGATGGAGGACATGGCGGTCGGCGATTCGGGGACGTGGTCGCTCGTCGTCGACCCGACAGGGGCACCCATCTCCCTGTGGCAGCCCAAAGAACTCGAATCCTACGACGTCGTGGGGGCACCTGGGACCCCGGTGTGGTTCGAGCTGATGACCAAGGATTTCGATGCCGCCGTCGCGTTCTATCGCGAGGTCTTTGATTTCGACATCCATATGATGTCGGACACCGACGAGTTCCGCTACGCCTCCAACGGTGACATGGAGAACGCGACCGCGGGAATCTGTTACGCCCCGTGGTTGGGCGAGAACGACAATTCGTACTGGCGCGTCTACTTCGGCGTCGACGGGGCCGATGCGGCGGCAGAAAAAGTGGCCTCGCTCGGGGGCAAGGTCACAGACGGCCCGGAGGATTCTCCATTCGGGCGCATCGTGACCGTGCTGGATCGCGAAGGTGCGACATTCCAGCTCTGCTCCATGAGCGAGGCCACTGGCGAGTAA
- a CDS encoding PRC-barrel domain-containing protein: MPVRNYVSELADSNVTDFEGNKLGTVAQVYVTAADQTPSWVAVKSGLLGVLGFKEYFIPLTEARFEPGTILVPYCKALVKGAPAVDEGTVISPEQEDELYRYYGIKDNVEPVGPATPKPHLHNILGTRAGGLARGEKASHSDEDLAPTA, from the coding sequence ATGCCAGTACGGAACTACGTCAGCGAGCTCGCCGATTCGAACGTCACCGACTTCGAAGGCAACAAGCTGGGAACGGTCGCGCAGGTGTATGTCACCGCTGCCGATCAGACTCCCTCGTGGGTTGCGGTCAAGAGCGGGCTCCTCGGAGTTCTCGGGTTCAAGGAATACTTCATCCCCCTCACCGAGGCGCGGTTCGAACCCGGCACGATCTTGGTGCCTTACTGCAAAGCTTTGGTCAAGGGCGCTCCCGCCGTCGACGAGGGCACGGTCATCTCTCCCGAGCAGGAAGATGAGTTGTACCGCTACTACGGGATCAAGGACAACGTCGAGCCTGTCGGCCCCGCTACGCCCAAGCCGCATCTGCACAACATTCTCGGCACCCGCGCCGGCGGGCTTGCGCGTGGCGAAAAGGCATCCCACTCCGATGAGGATCTCGCACCCACCGCCTAA
- a CDS encoding lipase maturation factor family protein → MSGVMAVVDAGDFTIAREIIMRGVAALFFLAFLSGFRQFPALLGKNGLSPATEFIRRTSWRQGPSVFRWRRTPYSDGLMRIVCAVGMALAASAVIGIPQLGPAWAPIPIFLAMLGLYLSIVSIGQRFYGFGWEMMLLEAGFLAGFLGSHAVDPPAPILLFLCWMVFRVEFGAGMIKWRGDPQWRNLTAMDFHHETQPMPGPLSRWAHLRAPWWHKVETVGNFVVQLGAPFLLFLPQPIATFGALAIIASQLALVVTGNYAWLNWLTIILATAAISDSTLAWFGGGPWPGLSWFGIEPHTTAETHASPLWWSAGIMVVFLWLLVLSRRPLLNLLSPNQRMNAAFNVFKLVNAYGAFGSMTRVRRELIIEGTRACDPSESDWLPYEFRGKPGDVYRTPRQFAPYHLRLDWLMWFAALGAYREPWFRALLVRLAQGDRGIRTLLRTDPYDGGAPALLRVRVFEYRYATSVERRETGRYWTRELQGTLVRPCSLTDLSPRDE, encoded by the coding sequence GTGAGCGGCGTAATGGCCGTCGTCGACGCGGGCGACTTCACCATCGCCCGCGAGATCATCATGCGCGGGGTCGCCGCGCTGTTCTTCCTCGCCTTTCTTTCCGGTTTTCGCCAGTTCCCAGCTCTGCTCGGCAAGAACGGGCTCTCCCCCGCGACTGAATTCATCCGTCGGACGTCATGGCGCCAGGGCCCCAGCGTGTTCCGGTGGCGGCGCACACCGTATTCGGACGGGCTCATGCGCATCGTGTGCGCGGTGGGCATGGCGCTCGCGGCGTCCGCCGTCATCGGAATCCCCCAGCTCGGGCCGGCCTGGGCGCCGATCCCGATATTTCTCGCGATGTTGGGGCTATACCTGTCCATCGTGTCGATCGGGCAACGGTTCTACGGATTCGGTTGGGAGATGATGCTGCTCGAGGCCGGGTTCTTGGCCGGATTCCTCGGCTCGCACGCCGTCGACCCGCCCGCGCCGATCCTGCTATTCCTGTGCTGGATGGTATTCCGCGTCGAATTCGGTGCGGGGATGATCAAGTGGCGCGGCGACCCGCAATGGCGCAACCTCACCGCGATGGACTTCCACCACGAAACCCAGCCGATGCCGGGGCCGCTGTCGCGATGGGCGCATCTGCGTGCGCCGTGGTGGCACAAGGTCGAAACGGTCGGGAATTTCGTCGTACAACTCGGCGCGCCGTTCCTGTTGTTCCTGCCCCAGCCGATCGCCACGTTTGGCGCGCTCGCGATCATCGCCAGCCAGCTCGCGCTGGTGGTCACGGGGAACTACGCGTGGCTCAACTGGCTCACCATCATCCTCGCGACCGCCGCAATCAGCGATTCGACGCTTGCATGGTTCGGCGGCGGCCCGTGGCCGGGGTTGAGCTGGTTCGGAATCGAACCGCACACCACCGCGGAAACGCACGCGTCACCGCTGTGGTGGTCGGCCGGCATAATGGTCGTGTTCTTGTGGCTGCTGGTACTCAGCCGACGACCGCTGCTCAACCTGCTGTCGCCCAATCAACGAATGAACGCCGCGTTCAACGTATTCAAGCTGGTCAACGCCTACGGCGCATTCGGGTCGATGACGCGCGTGCGCCGCGAACTCATTATCGAGGGCACGCGTGCATGCGACCCGTCCGAGTCCGATTGGCTCCCCTATGAATTCAGGGGCAAACCGGGAGATGTGTATCGCACCCCGCGCCAGTTCGCGCCGTACCACCTGCGCCTGGACTGGCTCATGTGGTTCGCCGCGCTGGGCGCCTATCGCGAGCCGTGGTTCCGCGCGTTGCTCGTCCGGCTCGCCCAGGGCGATCGCGGCATTCGCACACTCTTACGGACCGATCCGTATGACGGCGGAGCTCCCGCTCTCCTCCGCGTCCGCGTCTTCGAGTACCGGTACGCTACATCCGTAGAGCGGCGTGAGACCGGGAGGTACTGGACTCGCGAACTCCAGGGGACGCTCGTCCGCCCGTGCTCGCTCACCGACCTGAGCCCGCGCGACGAGTGA
- a CDS encoding (Fe-S)-binding protein, producing the protein MKIALFATCIVDAMYPEVAIATTRILERLGHTVSFPERQACCGQMHINSGKFHDAYPVVRNHVLAFENAAWDYAVAPSGSCVASLGHQHPMIARYNDDESLAGRAADIADRTYELCHFLTDICGISDAAEALGSYFPHTVAYHPSCHGMRILRLGDRQRDLLASVEGLELAEIQNESECCGFGGTFAVKNPAISGAMLGDKTEAIVSTNAEVCSGGDVSCLMHIGGGLSRTRRLIPAESNAPATVHLARILASTKEEPLMVPAEGATVTGGALR; encoded by the coding sequence ATGAAAATTGCGCTCTTCGCCACGTGCATCGTGGATGCGATGTATCCGGAGGTGGCCATCGCCACCACGCGGATACTCGAACGGCTCGGCCATACCGTGTCGTTCCCCGAACGCCAGGCCTGCTGCGGCCAGATGCATATCAATTCCGGCAAATTTCACGACGCCTACCCGGTGGTGCGAAACCATGTCCTCGCCTTCGAGAACGCCGCCTGGGACTACGCGGTGGCGCCCAGCGGTTCGTGCGTGGCCTCGCTCGGGCACCAGCACCCGATGATCGCGAGGTACAACGACGACGAGTCTCTGGCCGGTCGTGCCGCCGACATCGCGGACAGGACCTATGAGCTGTGCCATTTCCTCACCGACATCTGCGGGATTTCCGATGCCGCGGAGGCGCTCGGCAGCTACTTCCCGCACACGGTGGCCTACCACCCGTCGTGCCATGGGATGCGGATCCTGCGCCTAGGCGACCGACAGCGTGACCTGTTGGCTTCCGTAGAGGGGCTCGAATTGGCAGAGATCCAGAACGAGTCGGAATGCTGCGGCTTCGGCGGCACCTTCGCGGTGAAGAATCCGGCGATCTCGGGAGCCATGCTCGGCGATAAGACCGAGGCCATCGTGTCGACGAACGCCGAGGTGTGTTCCGGGGGCGATGTGAGCTGTCTGATGCACATCGGCGGCGGGCTTTCCCGGACCCGGCGACTCATCCCGGCAGAATCCAACGCGCCCGCCACGGTGCACCTCGCGCGCATCCTTGCCTCTACAAAAGAGGAGCCGCTGATGGTGCCCGCAGAAGGTGCGACCGTCACAGGAGGTGCGCTGCGATGA
- the pcm gene encoding protein-L-isoaspartate O-methyltransferase, with amino-acid sequence MGTLVSRLLVRFHGGMAVDDRVREAMARVPRETFLPDNVRAHAAEDRPLPIGHGVTNSQPFTVRTMLELLDVRPGDSVLDVGAGSGWTTAILAELVGPGGTVLGTERVAPLARTAAERVAFLGYRNADVIPALEGTLGAPEAGPFHRILVSAEARTLPQVLVDQLDDGGVLVLPVAGEMLRVRRAGGEITTTAHGRFAFVPLIEG; translated from the coding sequence ATGGGAACCCTTGTCTCGCGACTGCTCGTGCGTTTCCATGGTGGCATGGCAGTCGATGACAGGGTGCGCGAAGCGATGGCGCGGGTTCCGCGCGAGACGTTCCTGCCCGACAATGTCCGCGCCCACGCTGCGGAGGATCGGCCGTTGCCCATCGGCCATGGGGTGACCAATTCGCAGCCATTTACCGTGCGCACAATGCTCGAGCTTCTCGATGTGCGACCCGGCGATTCCGTGCTCGATGTCGGCGCCGGCTCCGGATGGACCACGGCGATTCTCGCCGAACTCGTGGGTCCAGGTGGGACCGTGCTCGGGACGGAACGGGTCGCACCGCTCGCCCGAACCGCCGCCGAACGCGTGGCTTTCCTGGGGTATCGAAACGCCGACGTCATTCCCGCACTCGAGGGAACGTTGGGGGCGCCGGAGGCCGGACCGTTCCACCGGATCCTCGTCTCCGCCGAGGCCCGCACGCTCCCGCAGGTGCTCGTGGACCAGCTCGATGACGGCGGAGTGCTGGTGCTACCCGTGGCCGGCGAAATGCTCCGCGTCCGCAGGGCCGGCGGCGAAATCACCACGACCGCCCACGGGCGCTTCGCATTCGTTCCGCTGATCGAAGGCTAA
- a CDS encoding helix-turn-helix transcriptional regulator, with protein MPAGRIAALPAPALAAALELVHMRSDEPIQVADLADAAGYSQHHFSRMFAASMGVAPAQYVCAHRIDAAKRMLLESDFPVIDVATSVGFDSLSSFTRRFRDSVGVPPAHLRRLAGEVASTTLTPFSLGDGDAPTISVRMHFPPDDELSRGPGVPRATWVGWFPRPSPIGLPAEGMLTWTDELALPLCPGNPWLLGFTVSTNVEAHEVLAPEHPLVAIHMQPVFAPSDVTLRFDWADPFAVPMLPALPSLRTRQT; from the coding sequence ATGCCTGCCGGCCGTATCGCCGCCCTGCCAGCACCCGCCCTCGCGGCGGCGCTCGAGCTTGTCCACATGCGCTCCGACGAACCCATCCAGGTCGCCGATCTCGCAGACGCCGCCGGGTATAGCCAACATCACTTCAGCCGTATGTTCGCCGCATCCATGGGCGTAGCCCCGGCGCAGTACGTGTGCGCACACCGAATAGACGCCGCCAAACGCATGCTCCTCGAGTCCGACTTCCCGGTGATCGACGTAGCCACCTCGGTCGGTTTCGATTCGCTGTCGAGCTTCACCCGGCGCTTCCGCGACAGTGTTGGCGTACCCCCCGCTCACCTCCGCCGGCTCGCGGGAGAAGTTGCTTCCACAACCCTCACCCCGTTTTCGCTGGGTGACGGCGACGCTCCTACGATTTCCGTGCGCATGCACTTCCCGCCCGACGACGAGCTCTCTCGTGGCCCCGGCGTGCCCCGCGCTACGTGGGTCGGCTGGTTTCCCCGCCCCTCCCCCATCGGGCTACCGGCCGAGGGAATGCTCACCTGGACCGACGAGCTTGCGCTTCCCCTGTGTCCGGGCAATCCCTGGCTGCTGGGGTTCACGGTCTCGACGAATGTGGAAGCGCACGAGGTTCTCGCACCGGAGCATCCGTTGGTGGCGATCCACATGCAGCCGGTTTTCGCGCCCTCCGACGTCACACTTCGATTCGACTGGGCCGATCCGTTCGCCGTGCCCATGCTGCCGGCGCTACCGAGCCTGCGAACTCGGCAGACATAG
- a CDS encoding MFS transporter yields MPDNKIDAAQGVAGQPDAVDKSVLHRAIAASAMGNATEWFDYGVYAAVATYITANFFADGLESIGTMLGLAVSFVLRPLGGFIWGPIGDRLGRKSVLALTIILMSLATALIGVLPTQDQIGVWAPVLLILLRVCQGFTTGGEYGGAATFMAEYSPDDKRGHYGSFLEFGTLGGFVAGSGVVLILQTLTSEASMHEWGWRIPFFIALPLGLIGLYLRSQLDESPVFQEILDDDDQETKTMWENYKDLFSTHFKQVAIMFGMVTALNVAHYTLLTYQPTYLADTVGIEGSHATAVMFVGQVVMMALIPFFGTLSDKVGRKPMWWTSLIGLFIMAVPMYMLMRVGFGWAILAFVILGLLFIPQLSTISATFPAMFPTTVRYAGFAISYNVATAAFGGTAPLVNDAVIGETGFTLFPAFFMMGACVIGMVAVWFLTETAGVSLRGDEVPGEADDNQSPVSLLGDSGDDDPEYART; encoded by the coding sequence GTGCCAGATAACAAAATAGACGCCGCGCAAGGCGTGGCGGGGCAGCCGGATGCTGTCGACAAATCGGTCCTTCACCGCGCCATTGCGGCCTCTGCCATGGGTAATGCCACGGAGTGGTTCGACTACGGCGTGTACGCCGCGGTGGCGACCTACATCACCGCGAACTTCTTCGCCGATGGGCTCGAGTCGATCGGAACGATGCTGGGCCTGGCCGTGTCGTTCGTGCTCCGTCCGCTCGGCGGGTTCATCTGGGGGCCGATCGGCGACCGACTCGGCCGGAAGAGTGTTCTCGCGCTCACCATCATCTTGATGTCTCTGGCGACCGCACTGATCGGCGTGCTCCCGACCCAGGACCAGATCGGCGTATGGGCGCCGGTCCTCCTCATTCTTCTCCGTGTCTGCCAGGGCTTCACCACCGGCGGAGAGTACGGCGGCGCCGCGACCTTCATGGCCGAGTACTCCCCGGACGATAAGCGCGGACATTACGGCTCGTTCCTCGAGTTCGGTACGCTCGGCGGCTTCGTCGCCGGTTCGGGTGTCGTGCTCATCCTGCAGACGCTCACCAGCGAGGCGTCCATGCATGAATGGGGCTGGCGTATCCCGTTCTTCATCGCGCTCCCGCTCGGCCTCATCGGCCTTTACCTGCGTTCGCAGCTCGACGAGTCGCCGGTCTTCCAGGAGATCCTCGACGACGACGACCAAGAGACCAAGACGATGTGGGAGAACTACAAGGACCTGTTCAGCACCCACTTCAAACAGGTCGCCATCATGTTCGGCATGGTGACCGCGCTCAACGTCGCCCACTACACCCTGCTCACGTACCAGCCGACCTACCTGGCGGACACTGTCGGCATCGAGGGGTCCCACGCGACCGCTGTCATGTTCGTCGGCCAGGTCGTGATGATGGCGCTCATCCCGTTCTTCGGCACCCTGTCCGACAAGGTCGGGCGCAAGCCGATGTGGTGGACTTCGCTTATCGGTCTGTTCATCATGGCCGTGCCGATGTACATGCTCATGCGCGTCGGGTTCGGCTGGGCGATTCTCGCGTTCGTCATCCTCGGCCTGCTTTTCATCCCGCAGCTGTCGACGATCTCGGCGACTTTCCCGGCGATGTTCCCGACAACCGTGCGTTACGCGGGGTTCGCCATCTCGTACAACGTCGCCACCGCCGCGTTCGGTGGTACGGCTCCGCTGGTCAACGACGCAGTCATCGGCGAGACCGGGTTCACGCTGTTCCCCGCATTCTTCATGATGGGTGCATGCGTGATCGGCATGGTCGCCGTGTGGTTCCTCACCGAAACGGCCGGCGTCTCGCTGCGTGGCGATGAGGTACCAGGCGAGGCGGACGATAACCAGTCTCCCGTTTCGCTACTCGGCGATTCCGGTGACGACGACCCCGAGTACGCCCGCACCTAG